One window of the Zea mays cultivar B73 chromosome 3, Zm-B73-REFERENCE-NAM-5.0, whole genome shotgun sequence genome contains the following:
- the LOC100193925 gene encoding uncharacterized protein LOC100193925, with protein MEGAMTTRSKHRRHEEDQEMTMVELRRGPWTLEEDNLLMNYIACHGEGRWNLLARCSGLKRTGKSCRLRWLNYLKPDIKRGNLAPEEQLLILELHSKWGNRWSRIAQHLPGRTDNEIKNYWRTRVQKQARQLRVDANSAVFRDAVRCYWMPRLLEKTMAAAAASTSGEVLLPPLPPPPQLHPSRVAGLLASSSSSPVQRDTSDSDYLPQRYHHHPVDPSPSASSTVSSSAALAPVPCFSELSWVDQYGYGPYYSYGANLDDGAGVFDDSAALEEGLGLDALDLGPADDSDVAHSDATLLDYLNSACAGGGTMMMAVTGGGGGVQSSGCGATGGADADYRPSPCTWRTDELGDPRQHQWGGGI; from the exons ATGGAAGGGGCCATGACGACGAGAAGCAAGCATCGTCGTCATGAGGAGGACCAGGAGATGACGATGGTGGAGCTGAGGAGAGGCCCCTGGACGCTCGAGGAAGACAACCTCCTCATGAACTACATTGCTTGCCACGGCGAGGGCCGCTGGAATCTCCTGGCCCGCTGCTCCG GGCTGAAGAGGACCGGCAAGAGCTGCCGGCTGAGGTGGCTCAACTACCTCAAGCCGGACATCAAGCGCGGCAACCTGGCGCCGGAGGAGCAGCTCCTCATCCTGGAGCTCCACTCCAAGTGGGGGAACCGGTGGTCCAGGATAGCGCAGCACCTGCCGGGGCGGACCGACAACGAGATCAAGAACTACTGGCGGACGCGGGTGCAGAAGCAGGCGCGGCAGCTGCGCGTGGACGCCAACAGCGCCGTGTTCCGCGACGCCGTCCGCTGCTACTGGATGCCGCGCCTGCTCGAGAAGACGATGGCCGCCGCCGCGGCATCCACGTCCGGCGAAGTGCTGCTGCCGCCGCTACCGCCGCCGCCGCAACTGCACCCCTCGCGCGTCGCCGGCTTATTGGCCTCTTCCTCCTCGTCGCCAGTCCAGCGGGACACCAGCGACAGCGACTACCTGCCGCAGCGGTACCACCACCACCCCGTCGACCCGAGCCCGAGCGCGTCGTCGACGGTTTCCTCGTCGGCCGCGCTCGCGCCGGTGCCCTGCTTCTCCGAACTGAGCTGGGTCGACCAGTACGGGTACGGCCCTTATTACAGTTACGGCGCCAACCTCGACGACGGCGCCGGCGTGTTCGACGACTCGGCAGCGCTGGAGGAAGGCCTCGGCCTGGACGCGCTGGACCTGGGTCCGGCCGACGACAGCGACGTCGCCCACTCGGACGCGACGCTGCTGGACTACCTCAACTCCGCGTGCGCCGGCGGCGGCACCATGATGATGGCTGtgacgggcggcggcggcggcgtccaaAGCAGCGGCTGCGGCGCCACGGGAGGTGCCGACGCCGACTACCGGCCGTCGCCGTGCACGTGGCGGACGGACGAGCTCGGCGATCCTCGTCAGCATCAATGGGGAGGAGGAATCTAG